Genomic segment of Armatimonadota bacterium:
ACGCCGTTCGAGAAGTTTCAGGAGAGCATTCTGCAACCTCACGTCGACCTTGCGAGCAAGTTTTTGATGTTTGAGGATGGCGAGGTCAAGGGATTGACCCAGTTGTTTACCAACGAGGTCGACCCGAAGGTCGCCGTGACCGGCTTGACCGGTACGCGGCGAGAGTTCCGCCGTCAAGGGGTGGCGACTCGCCTGAAGCAACACTCGATCTCTTGGGCGAAGGAGCGCGGCGTCGAGCAGATCTTCACAGACAACGAGGAGAACAATCCGATGTTTCAGCTCAACCTGCAACTCGGGTTCCGGCGGGTGTTCGACTATGTGGTTTACTCAAAACCGTGCTGATCGAGACCCACTGCCATATCCATAACCCGGAGAACTTCGAAGACCCCGATGCGGTGGTTGAGGAGGCTCGACAGGCAGGAGTCGAGAAGATCGTGGTCGTGGGGTGCGAACCGAAAGACTGGCTAGTGGTTGAGGCTTTCATCGAGAAGCATGACGACGTGTACGGCATCTGTGGTTGGCATCCAAACTACACGGCCGAGTTCGACCCGATCGAACTACCGAAATTGATCCGCATTCTGAAGCACCCCAAGGTTTTGGCCTTGGGGGAGATCGGACTGGATTACCATTGGGACTATTCGCCGCCGATGATCCAGTTGGAGGCGCTGAAGGCTCAGTTGCGGCTGGCAGAGGAGATGACTCTGCCGGTGGTGTTCCATGCGCGGGAGGCGTATTCGGACCTCTTGGATGTTTTGGAAAAGGGTCCGCGGCTGAAGTACCTGTTCCACTGCTTTGCAGGGACGAAGGATGACGCCCGTCGGGCGTTGCGGCTCGGGTCGCTGTTTGGATGCGATGGCCCCATTACGTACAAGAAATCGGATGAGCTAAGGGAGGTCTTTGCGTTCATTCCGCCTCACAAGATCGTGCTGGAGACGGACAGTCCGTACATGTCACCTGAGCCGTTCCGAGGGAAGCGAAACACGCCTGCGAATCTTCCGATTATCAATCGGAAGTTGGCTGAGTTGCATGGGATGAGCGAGGACGAGATGGCGGCGCAGACGACTTTGAATGCGCGGGACTTTTTTGGGTTTTAAGTCCGGCTTTAGGGATCATCCACCCCGTCGCTTCGGCCACCCCTCCAATCTTTGGAGGGGAGCGTGGTTAATCGGATGGTTCGAAGGTTGTAGGCGTCTCTAGCTCCCAAATTCTAAGAGTTGTTCGTGTCTGGCGTGTTGGTGGAGGGCGTGGCGCTATTGGCGGCGGTGTTCGATGCGGCTGGTTTTGATCCGCCGAATGCCGGGCCGATGATGGAGTAGCCGATCAGCACGAACAAGAGGGGCAGGGCGATCCATTTGCCGATGAAAACGACGGCCTTTCCGAGGGGGGTGAGTTTGTACGCCATGCGTGCCTACCTCTCTATTGTATCCGCTTACTGGAGATCAACTCGAAAGAGTTCGCTCTGCTCGTTGGCGATGATGAGCGAGGTGGGAGAGTCCCAGCAGAGAGCTTCGCACTGCTTGGCATTCGTAAATTTGATCTGCTTGATCGGGTGGTGGAAGATGTCGCCGCCCTTGGTCATATCGAAAAGCCAGACGGATTGCTCCGGTGCTTGGGTGAGGAGGGCAAGCCGCTTGCCATCTGGTGAGATATCGGCGGCGGTGACCCACCCGCCCAGGTCGGTCTTGGTGTCGAGTTTTTTGAGCGTGTTGACGCCGCTATAGCTGGGCTTTTCCAGCGAGTAAATCGACGCGCCGGTGTCAGGTGATTTCTTCTTCTGGTTCTTGCGCCACTTGGTAATGAAGTACAGGCGACCCTTCGAAACCATCAACGATTCGCAGTCATAGCGCCACTCGGAGGTTGGGGTCTTGTCGGGGTAGGCGATGCGAATCTTCTTGACGTTAGCGACGGAGGTCACTTTGGTCGGGTCAGGCTCGGGCAGCACGTAGACGCATTGGTCTTTGCGGAAATTGAGGTTGTCACCGCAGTCGGAGACGTAAAGAGTCTTTCCTTCGATCGCGATGTCTTCCCAATCGAAATTGGTGGCCCCTTCCAGTTTGATACCCTCGTAGCTGGGCTGATTAGGCTGGATCAGAGTGCCATCCGGGTGGATGGCGAAGATTCGTGCGCTGTCGCCGCTGTCGTTGTGGACCCAGTACGTATTTTTGTATTGTCGGCTCTTGGCGATTCCGCTCAGTTCGTCGATCATCGGAGTCGCGACCTTGGCGATGGGTTGCAGGCTTTTCTGAAGGAAACAAAGGCAGAGCGCGGCGAGGACCATTAGGGCTATGATAACCCTATGATCGCTTCGATTGCTTGCTTGGCCCTGCTGGCCCAACAGCAGGACGGATTCCAGTTTCGGGTGTACGAAAACGACAAGATTAAGCCCGCGGAATTTGCCCAGCGGCGGCATGATTTGTTAGCCAAGCTACCGGCGGGGAATGTAACGGTTTTGGTAACGAATCCGCTTCATCAGCGGAGCAACGATACCGAATATCGCTTCCGGCCGAACTCGTATTTCTGGTACCTCACGGGATGTGAGGAAGGCGACTCAGCTTTAATTCTTGCTCCAGATGGGATCACGGTCGATGGCAAGAGTGTAAAGGAAGTGTTGTTTGTTCAGGACAAGAATCCGGGGGCCGAAACATGGACGGGCATCCTGATGGGCGCTCCGG
This window contains:
- a CDS encoding YchF/TatD family DNA exonuclease, with the protein product MGEGARRRADLHRQRGEQSDVSAQPATRVPAGVRLCGLLKTVLIETHCHIHNPENFEDPDAVVEEARQAGVEKIVVVGCEPKDWLVVEAFIEKHDDVYGICGWHPNYTAEFDPIELPKLIRILKHPKVLALGEIGLDYHWDYSPPMIQLEALKAQLRLAEEMTLPVVFHAREAYSDLLDVLEKGPRLKYLFHCFAGTKDDARRALRLGSLFGCDGPITYKKSDELREVFAFIPPHKIVLETDSPYMSPEPFRGKRNTPANLPIINRKLAELHGMSEDEMAAQTTLNARDFFGF